The Clostridium sp. AWRP genome has a window encoding:
- a CDS encoding type II toxin-antitoxin system HicB family antitoxin, with amino-acid sequence MDKYMYPALFESYDDGGYTVSFPDLKGCITEGDDLNEALKMAKDALELFLWNMEDENEEIPESTPPEKIEAKTGSFVVPIEADMLLIRAKMDNKTVNTTVTMPKWLKYQAEKSKINFSQVLQEALKEKLNI; translated from the coding sequence ATGGACAAATATATGTATCCTGCATTGTTTGAATCATATGATGATGGCGGATACACTGTTTCATTTCCAGATTTGAAAGGATGTATAACCGAAGGTGACGATTTAAATGAAGCTCTTAAAATGGCTAAGGATGCATTAGAATTATTTTTGTGGAATATGGAAGACGAAAATGAAGAAATTCCAGAATCAACACCGCCTGAAAAAATAGAAGCTAAAACAGGGAGTTTTGTTGTGCCTATAGAAGCTGATATGTTACTAATACGCGCTAAAATGGATAATAAAACAGTTAATACTACTGTAACTATGCCTAAGTGGTTAAAGTATCAGGCTGAAAAGAGCAAAATTAATTTTTCTCAGGTACTGCAGGAAGCACTAAAAGAGAAACTAAATATCTAA
- a CDS encoding type II toxin-antitoxin system HicA family toxin, with translation MKPRELIKLLEEDGWILKNQEGSHKHFIHPTKKGKIQVPYHNKDLRPGTLNKILKDAGIK, from the coding sequence ATGAAGCCCAGAGAATTAATTAAGCTCTTAGAAGAAGATGGATGGATATTAAAAAATCAAGAAGGTTCGCATAAGCATTTTATTCACCCAACTAAAAAGGGCAAAATTCAAGTACCTTATCACAATAAGGATTTAAGACCTGGAACATTGAACAAAATACTTAAGGATGCAGGGATTAAATAA